Proteins from one Hemibagrus wyckioides isolate EC202008001 linkage group LG16, SWU_Hwy_1.0, whole genome shotgun sequence genomic window:
- the gdnfa gene encoding glial cell line-derived neurotrophic factor produces the protein MKLWDVLATCLLLLSSISARPLFNKLQPSKSAPQAERRSELLVLDPVINSHLETASLKQASMEEQYDINGLHPDQFDDVMDFIAATIGRLRRSPEMDSEGKGKEKGRQRGAANTERGARGRGERKRGRGRGGGRGGKGNRDELIKGQGRGCLLKEIHLNVTDLGLGYQTKEELIFRYCSGPCYDSETNYDKILNNLTQNKKLDKESPSQTCCRPIAFDDDLSFLDDSLEYHTLKKHSAKKCACV, from the exons ATGAAGTTATGGGATGTTCTAGCTACGTGTTTGTTGCTCCTGAGCTCCATATCCGCTCGCCCTCTTTTCAACAAGCTGCAGCCTTCCAAGAGTGCTCCTCAAGCCGAGCGTCGCAGTGAGCTGCTCGTCCTAGATCCGGTCATAAACTCACATCTCGAAACAGCCAGCCTGAAACAAGCCTCCATGGAAGAACAAT ATGACATCAATGGACTGCACCCAGACCAGTTTGATGATGTAATGGACTTCATTGCAGCAACCATTGGCAGACTGCGGCGGTCTCCTGAGATGGACTCTGAGGGCAAGGGGAAAGAAAAAGGGAGGCAAAGAGGAgcagcaaacacagagagaggagcGAGAGGACGAGGAGAGAGGAAGCGAGGTCGAGGACGAGGCGGAGGCAGAGGGGGTAAAGGGAATCGGGATGAACTGATCAAAGGTCAAGGGCGCGGGTGCCTTCTTAAAGAGATCCACCTCAACGTGACGGACCTGGGGTTAGGTTACCAGACCAAAGAGGAGTTGATATTTAGGTACTGCAGTGGTCCCTGTTACGATTCGGAGACCAACTATGACAAGATCCTGAACAACCTCACCCAAAACAAGAAGCTTGACAAAGAGTCGCCTTCTCAGACCTGTTGTCGACCCATAGCGTTCGACGACGACCTCTCGTTCTTGGATGACAGTTTGGAGTACCACACTCTCAAGAAGCATTCCGCCAAGAAGTGCGCCTGCGTCTGA